The following coding sequences lie in one Arachis hypogaea cultivar Tifrunner chromosome 9, arahy.Tifrunner.gnm2.J5K5, whole genome shotgun sequence genomic window:
- the LOC112711149 gene encoding protein PSK SIMULATOR 1, which translates to MALETLLVKVKTAIPPKLLKKKQSFKSKHQNVGVLAFEVAGTISKLLHLWHSLSDAAVLRLRNDTVAALDGVRKIVSDDESFLLGLACAEFAESLRIAAESVARLADRCCDPELREFRPAFREFADSGLDPNGWAQSGPKETEAKIKKLERYVAFTATLYREMEELLALENGLKKFLLNHSNNNNEGSFVLGLKDQQKVYDTQQKIFWHKQEVKDLKERSLWSRNFDSVVSLMVRFCFIVLARVKVVFGVGQTVPPLSRSLSGYATVHPSDHHHHHQNPSTPCDDSDSGSSESSKLEEKEESKMGSSNNSMCLFLVSYCKLLKPEPNTLGSQGLALHYANLIIVMEKMIKSPHLVGADARDDLYSMLPNSIRCALRARLKGSAGFCASDPALACEWRDALGRILGWLSPLAHNMIRWQSERSFEQHNLVPKTNVLLLQTLFFADKEKTEAAITELLVGLNYIWKFEREMTAKALFESASFNGGFLKLQKLSP; encoded by the coding sequence ATGGCTCTAGAGACTCTCTTAGTCAAGGTCAAAACCGCCATTCCACCCAAGCTACTCAAGAAAAAACAATCATTCAAGTCCAAGCACCAAAACGTTGGCGTTTTGGCCTTCGAGGTCGCCGGAACCATCTCGAAGCTTCTCCATCTCTGGCACTCTCTCTCCGACGCTGCGGTCCTACGCCTCCGAAACGACACCGTCGCTGCGCTCGACGGCGTCAGGAAGATCGTCTCCGACGACGAGTCGTTCCTCCTCGGACTCGCCTGCGCTGAGTTTGCGGAGTCTCTCCGCATCGCCGCCGAGTCAGTGGCCCGACTCGCAGACCGGTGCTGCGATCCGGAGCTCCGCGAATTCCGGCCGGCTTTTCGCGAGTTCGCGGATTCAGGCCTCGACCCGAACGGATGGGCCCAATCAGGCCCAAAAGAGACCGAAGCGAAGATCAAGAAATTGGAGCGTTACGTGGCTTTCACGGCAACACTCTACCGCGAAATGGAAGAGCTTTTGGCTTTGGAGAATGGGCTGAAGAAATTCTTATTGaatcacagcaacaacaacaacgaaGGTTCTTTTGTTTTAGGTTTGAAGGATCAGCAGAAAGTTTACGACACTCAGCAGAAGATTTTCTGGCATAAACAAGAGGTGAAGGATCTAAAGGAAAGATCTTTGTGGAGCAGAAACTTCGACAGCGTTGTTTCTTTGATGGTTAGGTTTTGCTTCATTGTTCTTGCAAGAGTTAAGGTTGTGTTTGGAGTTGGTCAAACAGTACCACCTTTGTCTCGTAGCTTATCAGGTTACGCCACTGTTCACCCCtcagatcatcatcatcatcaccaaaaCCCTAGTACTCCTTGTGACGATTCAGATTCTGGGTCATCAGAAAGTTCCAAActtgaagagaaagaagagagtaaaatGGGAAGTAGTAATAATAGTATGTGTTTGTTTTTAGTATCATATTGTAAGCTCTTGAAGCCAGAACCTAACACTTTGGGTTCTCAGGGTTTAGCCTTGCACTATGCAAATTTGATCATAGTTATGGAAAAGATGATCAAATCTCCGCATCTAGTTGGTGCTGATGCAAGGGATGATTTGTATAGCATGTTGCCTAATAGCATAAGGTGTGCTTTGAGGGCAAGGTTGAAGGGTAGCGCTGGCTTTTGCGCGAGCGATCCGGCGCTGGCCTGCGAGTGGAGGGATGCTTTAGGGAGGATATTGGGGTGGCTTTCGCCGTTGGCACATAACATGATCAGGTGGCAAAGTGAGAGGAGCTTTGAGCAGCATAACTTGGTGCCAAAGACCAATGTGTTGCTGTTGCAAACATTGTTTTTTGCAGATAAGGAGAAAACTGAGGCTGCCATAACTGAGTTGCTTGTTGGGTTGAATTATATTTGGAAGTTTGAGAGGGAAATGACTGCTAAGGCCTTGTTTGAATCTGCTAGTTTCAATGGCGGCTTCTTAAAATTGCAGAAACTCAGTCCATAA